From Fundulus heteroclitus isolate FHET01 chromosome 14, MU-UCD_Fhet_4.1, whole genome shotgun sequence, the proteins below share one genomic window:
- the si:dkey-183c6.9 gene encoding tripartite motif-containing protein 16, with protein sequence MSDNVQKASSSILCDMCTEEDRKAARKTCMKCEISMCVQHLQAHLTTPVLLQTHPLTEPMAIDGNTKCPQHGKLLEYYCLDDKTCVCVSCAIEDQHRLHNMKTFSTAHKELLEKLKAEQEALQVKTEDDNMSLEKWEKSEREKVARCSVRLIEAVTNLRDVSLTSVQSSVSARMVSIRTSRSSMEAAQNEKDTFRFLQMYSQVNQDVEKAKAVDLRKGLEPGSHRDKLVLEIRQNGEKMVNQASNFLESLLSLVDPESQQDLNASSDLIFEPQSPNCCMSLSSDKRTVFYNSDLGQCSATLLIRSTLAVPIYRRWMLGLTDEADWMIGLCDKQSAGNLKNGPVYGLRYEDKRLSWVTTKYHNGPYASSNSSVFEYNDDDTTTTGKQLQVCSTSLTSEKKDGDEEDQRPEMVEVFWDFVASRLSFFSRSGQYQRKAIITIETTPNNWDLVPFVRLGKENVENTSQPDRKCSCGRSSPFYQTNCSRCGKKFSDLFTSEVVCELC encoded by the coding sequence ATGTCTGACAACGTCCAGAAGGCTTCAAGCAGCATTCTGTGTGACATGTGCACAGAGGAGGACAGGAAAGCAGCACGGAAGACCTGCATGAAATGTGAGATCTCCATGTGCGTCCAGCACCTGCAGGCCCACCTGACCACACCTGTGTTGCTGCAGACCCATCCTCTGACTGAGCCCATGGCTATAGATGGAAACACCAAATGTCCTCAGCACGGCAAGCTTCTGGAGTACTACTGCCTGGATGACAAGACCTGTGTTTGCGTCTCCTGCGCCATTGAGGACCAGCACCGCCTACACAACATGAAGACCTTCTCCACGGCCCACAAAGAGCTCCTGGAGAAGCTGAAAGCTGAGCAGGAGGCCTTACAAGTGAAAACCGAGGATGACAACATGAGTCTGGAGAAGTGGGAGAAGAGTGAACGAGAGAAGGTGGCCCGCTGCAGCGTGCGCCTCATCGAGGCCGTGACTAATCTGAGGGACGTTTCTCTGACCAGCGTCCAGAGTTCGGTCTCTGCTCGGATGgtgtccatcagaaccagcaggagcAGCATGGAGGCAGCCCAGAACGAGAAGGACACCTTCAGGTTCCTGCAGATGTACTCTCAGGTGAACCAGGATGTGGAGAAGGCCAAGGCCGTGGATCTGAGGAAAGGCTTGGAGCCTGGCAGCCATCGGGACAAACTGGTTCTGGAGATTAGACAGAATGGGGAGAAGATGGTGAACCAAGCGTCCAACTTTCTAGAATCATTGTTGTCCCTGGTTGATCCAGAAAGTCAGCAGGACCTCAATGCTTCTTCAGATCTGATCTTTGAACCCCAGTCCCCCAattgctgcatgtctctgtcCAGTGACAAAAGGACAGTTTTCTACAACAGCGACCTGGGTCAATGTTCTGCCACTCTTCTAATCCGCAGCACCCTGGCAGTTCCCATCTACCGGAGATGGATGCTCGGTCTCACTGATGAGGCTGATTGGATGATTGGTTTGTGTGACAAACAGTCTGCAGGAAACCTGAAGAATGGACCGGTCTATGGTCTGAGGTATGAAGATAAACGCCTGAGTTGGGTTACAACAAAGTACCATAATGGGCCTTATGCTTCTTCCAATTCATCGGTTTTTGAGTATAACGATGATGACACCACAACAACAGGAAAGCAACTTCAAGTTTGCTCCACATCACTCACATCTGAGAAAAAGGATGGAGATGAGGAGGACCAGCGACCTGAAATGGTGGAAGTGTTTTGGGACTTTGTGGCCTCCAGACTCTCCTTCTTCAGCAGAAGTGGACAGTACCAGAGAAAGGCAATAATCACGATTGAGACGACACCCAACAACTGGGATCTAGTGCCATTTGTTCGCCTGGGGAAGGAAAATGTTGAGAACACCTCCCAGCCTGATAGAAAATGCTCATGTGGAAGGTCTTCTCCATTTTATCAGACAAATTGCTCCCGCTGTGGAAAAAAGTTTAGTGACCTGTTCACTTCAGAAGTTGTTTGTGAGCTTTGCTAA